Below is a genomic region from Polluticoccus soli.
GTCGCCTTCAGAAATAGTACTGCGGTCGCCAAAGCGGAAGGAGTTGAACAGGATGCGCTTGGGTTGCCAAACTCCGTAATACTTCAGTTGGTCGGGATACTTGGTTGGATCGCCAGCTGCTGCAAAAGCTTTCTCCGCTATGATAGCAGATGCGGCGTGTTGTCCATGCCCGGCCTGTTCATTCGGCGGAAAGCGGCAAATGATCACATCGGGCCTGAATTTGCGTATCACCCACACGGCATCGCTCACCAGCTGGTCTTCGTTCCAGTGCTTGAAGGTCTCCTGGTGTGTCTTCGAGAAACCGAAGTCGATAGCGCGGGTAAAGAACTGCTCGGCACCATCCAGCCTGCGCGCTTCTATCAGCTCGTGTGTGCGTATCAGTCCCAGCGCCGCACCTTGCTCTTTGCCCAATATGTTCTGGCCGCCATCACCACGTGTCAGCGAGAGGTAAGCAGTACGTATATGTTGGTCGTTGGCCAGCCATGCCAGCAGGCGTGTGTTCTCGTCGTCGGGGTGTGCGGCGAAGTACAGCACATTGGTCAGGTTCTTCAGTCGCGCTATCTCATTATATATCTGCGCCGATGTGCCGGGACGCACCTGCTGCGCAAAAGAAAACTGAGAGAAAAGAAATGCTAACGGTAAAAAGAGTCTTCTCATGATCTATAGAAAAATAAACCCACAGCTGTTGTTACTGGCTGTGGGTATAAATATACTTGGTTTGCGTTTATTACATTTTGTTGGCTGCGTCTATCACTTTTTGGTTGCTGCGTTGGTATTCACCTTCGTTTGGTGTGCCTTTGGTTAGCTCGATAGATTTGTTGGCAGCAGCGATAGCATCAGCTTTGCGGTTTGTCTTCAGCGCGATCTTCGCTTTCAGGTGCCACATGTAGAAAGCCTTAGGATTCTCTTCTACTGCTTTGTTTACATAAGTATAAGCCTTCTCCAGGTTCTGGTTGGTCTCGTAGTAGTAGCTGGCAGCCTGGAAATAAGGAATAGAAGGATTGTTGATCGCCTTATCGATGTCTGCATTCAAACGTGCTTCGTTGTCAGCTTTGATGGGAATGGTCACTTTGGTCTTTTCCCAAGCCATGTCAAGGTTGGCAGTGTTGAAAGTAATATCGTTGATGCCCATTGTGAACGAGCTAACGGTTTCATTGATCGCCTTAGAAGGAACTTTGAAACGGGCAATATCATCAGCAGTGTTGTAACCCATAGCGCCCCAATTGCCAACGCCTTTGTTCAGGATCACTTCCCATTCAGTAGCACCGGGAACGGTGTACAGTGCGTATTCGCCGGCTTTTACAGGTACGCCACCGAAAGTAACATCTTCGCCAAATTTGATCTTGGTGGCAGAGTTAGCACCAGTGCGCCATACAGTGTTGTAAGGCACGATGTCGCCAAATATTTTGCGGCCGCGTATAGACGGACGGCTATAAGACAGTTCGATAGTAGAAGTAGAGAAGTCTTGCGTGATCTTGGT
It encodes:
- a CDS encoding DUF2911 domain-containing protein, with translation MKRFAFTLIVAASLMSDAYAQGLKLPALSPTTKITQDFSTSTIELSYSRPSIRGRKIFGDIVPYNTVWRTGANSATKIKFGEDVTFGGVPVKAGEYALYTVPGATEWEVILNKGVGNWGAMGYNTADDIARFKVPSKAINETVSSFTMGINDITFNTANLDMAWEKTKVTIPIKADNEARLNADIDKAINNPSIPYFQAASYYYETNQNLEKAYTYVNKAVEENPKAFYMWHLKAKIALKTNRKADAIAAANKSIELTKGTPNEGEYQRSNQKVIDAANKM